In Cyprinus carpio isolate SPL01 chromosome A1, ASM1834038v1, whole genome shotgun sequence, the following proteins share a genomic window:
- the si:ch211-286b5.4 gene encoding afadin- and alpha-actinin-binding protein A isoform X2 — MKPHSFSHRIFREEHRELTNSLQEQLIEKDLHISRLQDALTSEREKCARLQCRSNQQGAELKRREQHINRMRDKLSQLTDRHKQRGVSMEIINVLPKRTGRREPGFKTARADGRTEEALRLLLDRREAELREAMKLRHGLTTLLHMLRNNMEQTLRDNSNTELADETDDNVLVQSEQCLGDHVTGGVVQEWMQVQKRLQELMLRSPVAHGTDQEKLLAHLEEELEQSRHLIQTQQQLLQDSVTPPLPAVLMDCYYLEEWERLQDHWEEFNRQRRSFQQERHAFTEAAIRLGHERCEFERQKASRLKSDFLSFSPVKKTSQWNRRESTALSDLRAAAAPEQLSLSPCATPSSEESEVTPGSRQNMVMTPNTPELSEWISQSPDERNTDWPF, encoded by the exons ATGAAACCACACAGCTTCTCACACAGGATCTTCAGAGAGGAGCACAGGGAACTGACCAACTCATTACAG GAGCAGCTTATAGAGAAGGACCTCCACATCTCCAGACTGCAAGATGCTCTGACCTCTGAAAGAGAAAAG TGCGCGCGGCTGCAGTGTCGCAGTAACCAGCAGGGGGCGGAGCTGAAGCGCAGAGAGCAGCACATCAACCGCATGAGAGACAAACTCTCACAGCTCACTGACAGACACAAACAGCGCGGCGTCT CCATGGAGATAATAAACGTGTTGCCAAAGCGGACAGGACGGAGAGAGCCTGGCTTCAAGACTGCAAGGGCTGATGGGAG GACAGAAGAAGCACTGCGTCTGCTGCTGGACCGAAGGGAAGCCGAGCTCAGAGAAGCCATGAAACTACGACACGGCCTCACTACACTACTGCACATGCTCAGAAATAATATGGAGcag aCCCTACGAGACAACAGCAATACAGAACTGGCAGATGAGACTGACGACAATGTGCTGGTCCAATCAGAGCAGTGCCTCGGTGATCATGTGACAGGAGGTGTGGTCCAGGAGTGGATGCAAGTTCAAAAAAGACTCCAGGAGCTCATGTTAAGGA GTCCTGTTGCTCATGGGACAGACCAGGAGAAGCTGCTGGCTCATCTTGAGGAAGAGCTGGAGCAGAGCAGACATCTGATCCAAACGCAGCAGCAGTTACTGCAG gacagTGTGACTCCGCCCCTCCCCGCTGTGCTGATGGACTGCTACTATCTGGAGGAGTGGGAGCGGCTACAGGACCACTGGGAGGAGTTTAACAGGCAGAGGCGGAGCTTCCAGCAAGAGAGGCATGCCTTCACTGAAGCTGCTATCCGTTTGGGTCACGAG agatgTGAGTTTGAGCGGCAGAAAGCCTCCCGTTTGAAGTCAGACTTCCTCAGTTTTTCTCCAGTCAAGAAAACCTCACAGTGGAACAGGAGAGAAAGCACAGCACTCAGCGACCtac gtgcagCAGCAGCACCGGAGCAGCTCTCTCTGTCTCCATGTGCCACACCATCATCTGAGGAGTCAGAGGTCACGCCTGGGTCCCGTCAGAACATGGTCATGACCCCCAACACCCCTGAGCT GTCAGAATGGATCTCTCAATCACCTGATGAGCGCAACACAGACTGGCCCTTTTAG
- the si:ch211-286b5.4 gene encoding afadin- and alpha-actinin-binding protein B isoform X1, which translates to MKPHSFSHRIFREEHRELTNSLQEQLIEKDLHISRLQDALTSEREKCARLQCRSNQQGAELKRREQHINRMRDKLSQLTDRHKQRGVSMEIINVLPKRTGRREPGFKTARADGRTEEALRLLLDRREAELREAMKLRHGLTTLLHMLRNNMEQTLRDNSNTELADETDDNVLVQSEQCLGDHVTGGVVQEWMQVQKRLQELMLRSPVAHGTDQEKLLAHLEEELEQSRHLIQTQQQLLQDSVTPPLPAVLMDCYYLEEWERLQDHWEEFNRQRRSFQQERHAFTEAAIRLGHERCEFERQKASRLKSDFLSFSPVKKTSQWNRRESTALSDLRAAAAPEQLSLSPCATPSSEESEVTPGSRQNMVMTPNTPELYAALKLPYYRSEWISQSPDERNTDWPF; encoded by the exons ATGAAACCACACAGCTTCTCACACAGGATCTTCAGAGAGGAGCACAGGGAACTGACCAACTCATTACAG GAGCAGCTTATAGAGAAGGACCTCCACATCTCCAGACTGCAAGATGCTCTGACCTCTGAAAGAGAAAAG TGCGCGCGGCTGCAGTGTCGCAGTAACCAGCAGGGGGCGGAGCTGAAGCGCAGAGAGCAGCACATCAACCGCATGAGAGACAAACTCTCACAGCTCACTGACAGACACAAACAGCGCGGCGTCT CCATGGAGATAATAAACGTGTTGCCAAAGCGGACAGGACGGAGAGAGCCTGGCTTCAAGACTGCAAGGGCTGATGGGAG GACAGAAGAAGCACTGCGTCTGCTGCTGGACCGAAGGGAAGCCGAGCTCAGAGAAGCCATGAAACTACGACACGGCCTCACTACACTACTGCACATGCTCAGAAATAATATGGAGcag aCCCTACGAGACAACAGCAATACAGAACTGGCAGATGAGACTGACGACAATGTGCTGGTCCAATCAGAGCAGTGCCTCGGTGATCATGTGACAGGAGGTGTGGTCCAGGAGTGGATGCAAGTTCAAAAAAGACTCCAGGAGCTCATGTTAAGGA GTCCTGTTGCTCATGGGACAGACCAGGAGAAGCTGCTGGCTCATCTTGAGGAAGAGCTGGAGCAGAGCAGACATCTGATCCAAACGCAGCAGCAGTTACTGCAG gacagTGTGACTCCGCCCCTCCCCGCTGTGCTGATGGACTGCTACTATCTGGAGGAGTGGGAGCGGCTACAGGACCACTGGGAGGAGTTTAACAGGCAGAGGCGGAGCTTCCAGCAAGAGAGGCATGCCTTCACTGAAGCTGCTATCCGTTTGGGTCACGAG agatgTGAGTTTGAGCGGCAGAAAGCCTCCCGTTTGAAGTCAGACTTCCTCAGTTTTTCTCCAGTCAAGAAAACCTCACAGTGGAACAGGAGAGAAAGCACAGCACTCAGCGACCtac gtgcagCAGCAGCACCGGAGCAGCTCTCTCTGTCTCCATGTGCCACACCATCATCTGAGGAGTCAGAGGTCACGCCTGGGTCCCGTCAGAACATGGTCATGACCCCCAACACCCCTGAGCTGTACGCTGCTCTTAAACTACCCTACTACAG GTCAGAATGGATCTCTCAATCACCTGATGAGCGCAACACAGACTGGCCCTTTTAG
- the LOC109106554 gene encoding nanos homolog 3-like, which produces MKDMAFSLLRYILSAHGSTESTNQEFQPWKDYMGLADMIRGMQRPAEQSDADDDQSERAAAAHLESPSGPTGAHATVSTEKRNPERGRRTSSPSEKKFCSFCKHNGETEAVFTSHCLKDRAGDVMCPYLSQYVCPLCGATGAKAHTKRFCPLVDEAYSSVYAKATW; this is translated from the coding sequence ATGAAGGACATGGCCTTTTCTCTTCTCCGCTACATCCTGTCGGCTCATGGATCTACGGAGTCTACAAATCAGGAATTTCAGCCCTGGAAGGATTACATGGGTCTGGCAGACATGATCAGAGGTATGCAGCGGCCAGCAGAGCAGTCAGACGCGGACGATGACCAGAGCGAGCGAGCCGCCGCCGCGCACCTGGAGTCTCCAAGCGGCCCGACGGGAGCGCACGCGACCGTGTCGACGGAGAAAAGAAACCCGGAACGCGGCAGGAGGACCAGTAGCCCATCCGAGAAAAAGTTCTGCAGCTTCTGCAAACACAACGGAGAGACTGAAGCGGTGTTTACCTCACACTGCTTAAAAGACCGCGCTGGAGACGTGATGTGCCCCTACTTGAGCCAGTACGTGTGTCCCCTGTGCGGAGCCACCGGGGCCAAAGCGCACACCAAGAGATTCTGCCCGCTCGTGGATGAAGCTTACAGCTCCGTGTACGCCAAGGCAACATGGTGA
- the LOC109107136 gene encoding guanine nucleotide-binding protein G(I)/G(S)/G(O) subunit gamma-5-like, whose amino-acid sequence MFRFRRALLQTSANSLRTAGIMSNNNASSSSVAVAQKAVKQLRLEAKIRRINVSQAATDLKNFCLQNAHKDPLLVGVPSSDNPFRPPKSCGLL is encoded by the exons ATGTTCAGGTTTAGACGCGCGCTCCTCCAAACTTCCGCAAACTCTCTCCGGACCGCAGGCATCATGTCCAACAATAACGCTAGCAGCAGCAGTGTGGCCGTGGCGCAGAAAGCCGTCAAACAGCTCAGACTAGAGGCCAAAATACGACGAATTAAC GTTTCTCAAGCTGCCACAGACCTGAAGAACTTCTGCCTGCAGAACGCCCATAAAGACCCGCTGCTGGTGGGCGTGCCATCCAGCGACAACCCCTTCCGGCCGCCCAAGTCCTGCGGGCTCCTCTGA
- the LOC109100635 gene encoding coiled-coil and C2 domain-containing protein 1A isoform X1, with amino-acid sequence MSRSQKPPQKGKAKQMRLLLDLAPDDELDDSGGNDDELEAELLALMGGGGGGGGRGGPAAKRPGGKAPVPLVDIEHIAALCMKDLDEDGDDGGDLENDADLLAELNEVLEDDEEQVVRKPPPSPVPPQRSNAAPASQNAPASLEARLQERLDMYQTAITNAKAAGETNKVRRYDRGLKTLQSMLMTVKKGKPIDEDEIPPPVATGGKPSTAPQAEPIREPEKPAPANTLPQTANVKPMQDTQPAATSKPQLLLPPSQRATVITPDTPAISPLTPGQPNTQHSELKASILSRQREYKLAALKAKQSGNTDQAKQLYQVSKRLDSVVESVDRGEFVDISSLPPPPGEVEEPRSNPPQLSAKPAAPPAAPTAAPDTALSAPRSVAEALQQRMDKYKEAAESAKSKGDDRKARMHQRIIKQYQDAIKAHKAGRPVNLAELPVPPGCPPLQGTEGGQQNFMGVLETAMKLANQDTDADADEDENPQKPSAQPGVQKSRAPAPPKASSAAGMPTSSTNAPKPGGKAQQQLDFLTMRRQQFVKAALRSKEMKDMQGAAQHLRNAKGLEPMITAAKAGLPVDITKVPAAPIREDDYRLSHSRSSALSPRSSEQYAQLMAHLKQQHEKCLAYSQQYTHMGNVAETARFEKLAEECMSNIEVLKKAHAKGSSVPKFHTEERTFNSVKIFPNLTSNDMVLTIVKGINLPAPPGVSANDLDASVRFEFPFPSAEEAQKDKTSFVRNSSCPEFKEEFKLNIKRDHRGFKRVVQAKGIKFEVIHKGGLFKTDKVVGSAQLKLEALENQCEIREIIDVLDGRKATGGKLEVLVKIREPLAGVQLQPVTEKWLVIDPLTPSPEKDQDQEKDREREKSRGKERQASSPRSKPRNDHDKNSKPSSSSPQYKMHSFSLLHHDKQRLDLKINDYKKNGRDPSELIKQHMDVCQRLQWQKSYLEKHPAALTEYENVLQKFVHGLSDSIKLFSSQGNRDAAKDALGRLKMVENELESVRKKRAVRQ; translated from the exons ATGAGTCGAAGCCAGAAGCCCCCGCAGAAGGGCAAGGCCAAACAG ATGAGATTGCTGTTGGATTTGGCTCCTGATGATGAGCTGGATGACTCTGGAGGAAATGATGACGAGCTGGAGGCAGAGCTTCTGGCATTGatgggagggggaggaggaggaggagggaggggcGGACCAGCGGCCAAGAGACCTGGAGGAAAAG CTCCAGTGCCCTTGGTGGACATTGAGCACATTGCAGCCCTTTGTATGAAAGACCTGGACGAGGACGGAGATGATGGAGGTGATTTGGAGAACGATGCTGATCTCTTG GCTGAGTTGAATGAGGTACTGGAAGACGATGAGGAGCAAGTGGTGAGGAAACCTCCTCCGTCACCAGTGCCTCCTCAACGCTCAAATGCAGCGCCCGCATCCCAGAATGCACCTGCCAGCCTGGAGGCTCGCCTGCAAGAGCGCTTGGACATGTACCAAACGGCCATTACCAACGCCAAGGCTGCGGGGGAGACCAACAAAGTGCGGCGATACGACCGCGGACTGAAG ACTCTACAGTCTATGTTGATGACGGTTAAAAAGGGGAAACCCATCGATGAAGATGAGATTCCTCCTCCTGTCGCCACCGGTGGAAAACCCTCCACTGCTCCGCAGGCCGAGCCAATCAGAGAGCCAGAAAAACCTGCTCCAGCAAACACGCTACCACAGACGGCTAACGTCAAGCCAATGCAGGACACCCAGCCAGCCGCTACATCCAAACCTCAGCTGCTACTGCCTCCATCACAGAGAGCGACGGTCATAACGCCCGATACGCCAGCCATATCACCCCTCACACCCGGCCAGCCCAACACACAGcactcag agctcAAAGCGAGCATTTTAAGCAGACAGAGAGAGTATAAGCTGGCAGCCTTAAAGGCCAAGCAGAGCGGAAACACTGATCAAGCCAAACAACTCTACCAAGTGTCCAAG AGACTGGACTCAGTGGTGGAGAGTGTTGACAGAGGGGAGTTTGTGGACATCAGCTCACTGCCGCCCCCTCCTG GAGAGGTTGAAGAGCCGCGTTCTAACCCTCCTCAGCTGTCCGCTAAACCAGCCGCCCCTCCTGCTGCACCCACTGCTGCCCCAGACACAG CTCTCTCTGCTCCCCGGAGCGTCGCCGAGGCCTTACAGCAGCGCATGGACAAATATAAAGAAGCTGCAGAGAGCGCCAAGAGCAAAGGAGACGACCGCAAAGCACGCATGCACCAGCGCATAATCAAG CAATATCAAGACGCCATTAAAGCTCATAAAGCAGGACGGCCTGTGAATTTGGCAGAACTTCCTGTTCCACCAG GTTGTCCTCCGCTGCAGGGCACTGAAGGCGGCCAGCAGAATTTTATGGGCGTCCTGGAGACAGCCATGAAACTGGCCAATCAGGACACAGATGCCGACGCAGATGAAGACGAGAATCCGCAGAAG CCATCAGCTCAGCCTGGAGTTCAGAAATCCAGAGCTCCCGCTCCTCCGAAAGCCTCGTCCGCCGCAGGGATGCCCACCAGCTCCACAAACGCCCCCAAACCAGGAGGGAAAG cCCAGCAGCAGCTGGATTTCCTGACCATGCGCAGGCAGCAGTTCGTGAAGGCCGCATTGCGCTCTAAAGAGATGAAGGACATGCAGGGAGCCGCTCAGCACCTGAGAAACGCTAAAGGCCTTGAGCCCATGATCACTGCCGCCAAGGCTGGACTTCCTGTGGACATCACCAAG GTGCCGGCCGCTCCGATCCGTGAGGACGACTACAGACTGTCTCATTCACGCTCGTCCGCTCTCTCTCCGCGCTCATCTGAGCAGTACGCTCAACTCATGGCGCATCTCAAACAGCAGCACGAG AAATGCCTCGCGTACTCGCAGCAGTACACTCATATGGGGAACGTAGCTGAAACTGCCAG gtTTGAGAAGCTGGCTGAGGAATGCATGAGTAATATTGAAGTGCTGAAGAAAGCTCACGCTAAAGGAAGTTCAGTTCCCAAATTCCACACAGAGGAGCGCACCTTCAACTCTGTCaa GATCTTTCCTAACCTGACGTCCAATGACATGGTGTTGACCATCGTGAAAGGAATCAACCTGCCTGctcctccag GAGTCTCAGCCAACGATCTGGATGCGAGTGTGCGCTTTGAGTTCCCGTTCCCCAGCGCA GAAGAAGCTCAGAAAGACAAAACCAGCTTTGTGAGAAACTCCAGCTgtccag agttTAAAGAGGAGTTCAAGCTGAACATCAAGCGTGATCACAGAGGCTTTAAGAGAGTGGTACAGGCCAAAGGCATCAAGTTTGAGGTCATACACAAAGG TGGTCTCTTCAAGACAGATAAAGTGGTGGGAAGTGCTCAGCTGAAGCTGGAAGCTCTGGAGAACCAGTGTGAGATCAGAGAGATTATAGAC GTGTTGGACGGACGTAAGGCGACGGGAGGGAAGCTGGAGGTGCTTGTGAAGATCCGTGAGCCGCTGGCCGGTGTTCAACTGCAACCGGTGACGGAGAAATGGCTCGTCATCGACCCGCTCACACCTTCTCCTGAGAAAGACCAAGAccaagagaaagacagagagcgagagaaaagCAGGGGAAAGGAACGG CAGGCTTCTTCTCCAAGATCCAAACCCAGAAACGATCATGACAAGAACTCTAAACCAAG CTCGTCTTCTCCGCAGTATAAAATGCACAGCTTCAGTCTGCTTCATCATGACAAACAGAGACTGGACCTGAAG ATCAATGATTATAAGAAGAACGGACGAGACCCGTCAGAGCTGATCAAGCAGCACATGGACGTCTGTCAGCGACTGCAATGGCAGAAATCATACCTGGAGAAACATCCAGCAGCACTCACAG aaTATGAAAATGTGCTGCAGAAGTTTGTCCACGGGCTCTCGGATTCAATCAAACTGTTTTCCAGCCAAGGCAACAGG GATGCAGCAAAAGATGCACTCGGCCGACTGAAGATGGTGGAGAACGAg CTGGAGTCCGTCAGGAAGAAGAGGGCTGTCAGACAGTAA
- the LOC109100635 gene encoding coiled-coil and C2 domain-containing protein 1A isoform X2, whose amino-acid sequence MSRSQKPPQKGKAKQMRLLLDLAPDDELDDSGGNDDELEAELLALMGGGGGGGGRGGPAAKRPGGKAPVPLVDIEHIAALCMKDLDEDGDDGGDLENDADLLAELNEVLEDDEEQVVRKPPPSPVPPQRSNAAPASQNAPASLEARLQERLDMYQTAITNAKAAGETNKVRRYDRGLKTLQSMLMTVKKGKPIDEDEIPPPVATGGKPSTAPQAEPIREPEKPAPANTLPQTANVKPMQDTQPAATSKPQLLLPPSQRATVITPDTPAISPLTPGQPNTQHSELKASILSRQREYKLAALKAKQSGNTDQAKQLYQVSKRLDSVVESVDRGEFVDISSLPPPPGEVEEPRSNPPQLSAKPAAPPAAPTAAPDTALSAPRSVAEALQQRMDKYKEAAESAKSKGDDRKARMHQRIIKQYQDAIKAHKAGRPVNLAELPVPPGCPPLQGTEGGQQNFMGVLETAMKLANQDTDADADEDENPQKPSAQPGVQKSRAPAPPKASSAAGMPTSSTNAPKPGGKAQQQLDFLTMRRQQFVKAALRSKEMKDMQGAAQHLRNAKGLEPMITAAKAGLPVDITKVPAAPIREDDYRLSHSRSSALSPRSSEQYAQLMAHLKQQHEKCLAYSQQYTHMGNVAETARFEKLAEECMSNIEVLKKAHAKGSSVPKFHTEERTFNSVKIFPNLTSNDMVLTIVKGINLPAPPGVSANDLDASVRFEFPFPSAEEAQKDKTSFVRNSSCPEFKEEFKLNIKRDHRGFKRVVQAKGIKFEVIHKGGLFKTDKVVGSAQLKLEALENQCEIREIIDVLDGRKATGGKLEVLVKIREPLAGVQLQPVTEKWLVIDPLTPSPEKDQDQEKDREREKSRGKERASSPRSKPRNDHDKNSKPSSSSPQYKMHSFSLLHHDKQRLDLKINDYKKNGRDPSELIKQHMDVCQRLQWQKSYLEKHPAALTEYENVLQKFVHGLSDSIKLFSSQGNRDAAKDALGRLKMVENELESVRKKRAVRQ is encoded by the exons ATGAGTCGAAGCCAGAAGCCCCCGCAGAAGGGCAAGGCCAAACAG ATGAGATTGCTGTTGGATTTGGCTCCTGATGATGAGCTGGATGACTCTGGAGGAAATGATGACGAGCTGGAGGCAGAGCTTCTGGCATTGatgggagggggaggaggaggaggagggaggggcGGACCAGCGGCCAAGAGACCTGGAGGAAAAG CTCCAGTGCCCTTGGTGGACATTGAGCACATTGCAGCCCTTTGTATGAAAGACCTGGACGAGGACGGAGATGATGGAGGTGATTTGGAGAACGATGCTGATCTCTTG GCTGAGTTGAATGAGGTACTGGAAGACGATGAGGAGCAAGTGGTGAGGAAACCTCCTCCGTCACCAGTGCCTCCTCAACGCTCAAATGCAGCGCCCGCATCCCAGAATGCACCTGCCAGCCTGGAGGCTCGCCTGCAAGAGCGCTTGGACATGTACCAAACGGCCATTACCAACGCCAAGGCTGCGGGGGAGACCAACAAAGTGCGGCGATACGACCGCGGACTGAAG ACTCTACAGTCTATGTTGATGACGGTTAAAAAGGGGAAACCCATCGATGAAGATGAGATTCCTCCTCCTGTCGCCACCGGTGGAAAACCCTCCACTGCTCCGCAGGCCGAGCCAATCAGAGAGCCAGAAAAACCTGCTCCAGCAAACACGCTACCACAGACGGCTAACGTCAAGCCAATGCAGGACACCCAGCCAGCCGCTACATCCAAACCTCAGCTGCTACTGCCTCCATCACAGAGAGCGACGGTCATAACGCCCGATACGCCAGCCATATCACCCCTCACACCCGGCCAGCCCAACACACAGcactcag agctcAAAGCGAGCATTTTAAGCAGACAGAGAGAGTATAAGCTGGCAGCCTTAAAGGCCAAGCAGAGCGGAAACACTGATCAAGCCAAACAACTCTACCAAGTGTCCAAG AGACTGGACTCAGTGGTGGAGAGTGTTGACAGAGGGGAGTTTGTGGACATCAGCTCACTGCCGCCCCCTCCTG GAGAGGTTGAAGAGCCGCGTTCTAACCCTCCTCAGCTGTCCGCTAAACCAGCCGCCCCTCCTGCTGCACCCACTGCTGCCCCAGACACAG CTCTCTCTGCTCCCCGGAGCGTCGCCGAGGCCTTACAGCAGCGCATGGACAAATATAAAGAAGCTGCAGAGAGCGCCAAGAGCAAAGGAGACGACCGCAAAGCACGCATGCACCAGCGCATAATCAAG CAATATCAAGACGCCATTAAAGCTCATAAAGCAGGACGGCCTGTGAATTTGGCAGAACTTCCTGTTCCACCAG GTTGTCCTCCGCTGCAGGGCACTGAAGGCGGCCAGCAGAATTTTATGGGCGTCCTGGAGACAGCCATGAAACTGGCCAATCAGGACACAGATGCCGACGCAGATGAAGACGAGAATCCGCAGAAG CCATCAGCTCAGCCTGGAGTTCAGAAATCCAGAGCTCCCGCTCCTCCGAAAGCCTCGTCCGCCGCAGGGATGCCCACCAGCTCCACAAACGCCCCCAAACCAGGAGGGAAAG cCCAGCAGCAGCTGGATTTCCTGACCATGCGCAGGCAGCAGTTCGTGAAGGCCGCATTGCGCTCTAAAGAGATGAAGGACATGCAGGGAGCCGCTCAGCACCTGAGAAACGCTAAAGGCCTTGAGCCCATGATCACTGCCGCCAAGGCTGGACTTCCTGTGGACATCACCAAG GTGCCGGCCGCTCCGATCCGTGAGGACGACTACAGACTGTCTCATTCACGCTCGTCCGCTCTCTCTCCGCGCTCATCTGAGCAGTACGCTCAACTCATGGCGCATCTCAAACAGCAGCACGAG AAATGCCTCGCGTACTCGCAGCAGTACACTCATATGGGGAACGTAGCTGAAACTGCCAG gtTTGAGAAGCTGGCTGAGGAATGCATGAGTAATATTGAAGTGCTGAAGAAAGCTCACGCTAAAGGAAGTTCAGTTCCCAAATTCCACACAGAGGAGCGCACCTTCAACTCTGTCaa GATCTTTCCTAACCTGACGTCCAATGACATGGTGTTGACCATCGTGAAAGGAATCAACCTGCCTGctcctccag GAGTCTCAGCCAACGATCTGGATGCGAGTGTGCGCTTTGAGTTCCCGTTCCCCAGCGCA GAAGAAGCTCAGAAAGACAAAACCAGCTTTGTGAGAAACTCCAGCTgtccag agttTAAAGAGGAGTTCAAGCTGAACATCAAGCGTGATCACAGAGGCTTTAAGAGAGTGGTACAGGCCAAAGGCATCAAGTTTGAGGTCATACACAAAGG TGGTCTCTTCAAGACAGATAAAGTGGTGGGAAGTGCTCAGCTGAAGCTGGAAGCTCTGGAGAACCAGTGTGAGATCAGAGAGATTATAGAC GTGTTGGACGGACGTAAGGCGACGGGAGGGAAGCTGGAGGTGCTTGTGAAGATCCGTGAGCCGCTGGCCGGTGTTCAACTGCAACCGGTGACGGAGAAATGGCTCGTCATCGACCCGCTCACACCTTCTCCTGAGAAAGACCAAGAccaagagaaagacagagagcgagagaaaagCAGGGGAAAGGAACGG GCTTCTTCTCCAAGATCCAAACCCAGAAACGATCATGACAAGAACTCTAAACCAAG CTCGTCTTCTCCGCAGTATAAAATGCACAGCTTCAGTCTGCTTCATCATGACAAACAGAGACTGGACCTGAAG ATCAATGATTATAAGAAGAACGGACGAGACCCGTCAGAGCTGATCAAGCAGCACATGGACGTCTGTCAGCGACTGCAATGGCAGAAATCATACCTGGAGAAACATCCAGCAGCACTCACAG aaTATGAAAATGTGCTGCAGAAGTTTGTCCACGGGCTCTCGGATTCAATCAAACTGTTTTCCAGCCAAGGCAACAGG GATGCAGCAAAAGATGCACTCGGCCGACTGAAGATGGTGGAGAACGAg CTGGAGTCCGTCAGGAAGAAGAGGGCTGTCAGACAGTAA